A genomic region of Pseudopipra pipra isolate bDixPip1 chromosome W, bDixPip1.hap1, whole genome shotgun sequence contains the following coding sequences:
- the LOC135405005 gene encoding olfactory receptor 14J1-like, which produces MSNSSSMPQFLLLAFADRRELQLLHFWLFLAISLAALLANGLILSAIACDHHLHTPRYFFLLNLSLTDLGCICTTVPKAMDNSLWNTTTISYMGCAAQLFFFDFFMSAEFSLLTIMCYDRYVAICKPLHYGTLLGSRACAHMAAAAWAAGFLNSLLHTANTFSLPLCQGNALGQFFCETPHILKLSCSHSGYLREIGLIGVGAFLFLMCFVFIVYSYVQIFRAVLRIPSQQGRHKAFSTCLPHLAVVSLFFSTGVFAYLKPPSISSPSLDLVVSVLYVVVPPSVNPLIYSLRNQELKDAIRKMMTTCFLRSNKLHLFFCRTLIVELILGPACLLKLLIVLGGFSFLFVC; this is translated from the coding sequence atgtccaacagcagctccatgccccagttcctcctcctggcattcgcagacaggcgggagctgcagctcctgcacttctggctcttcctggccatctccctggctgccctcctggccaacggcctcatcctcagtgccatagcctgtgaccaccacctgcacacccccaggtacttcttcctgctcaacctctccctcacagacctgggctgcatctgcaccactgtccccaaagccatggacaattccctctggaacaccacaaccatctcctacatgggatgtgctgcacagctctttttctttgacttcttcatgtcagcagagttttccctcctcaccatcatgtgctacgaccgctacgttgccatctgcaaacccctgcactacgggaccctcctgggcagcagagcttgtgcccacatggcagcagctgcctgggccgcTGGGTTTCtcaattctctgctgcacacagccaatacattttccctgcccctgtgccagggcaatgccctgggccagttcttctgtgaaaccccacacatcctcaagctctcctgctcacactcaggctacctcagggaaattgggctcattggggttggtgcttttctgtttttgatGTGCTTTGTGTTCATTGTTTACTCCTATGTGCAGAtattcagggctgtgctgaggatcccctctcagcagggacggcacaaagccttttccacgtgcctccctcacctggccgtggtctccctgttctTTAGCACTGGCGtctttgcctacctgaagcccccctccatctcctccccgtCCCTGGACCTGGTGGTGTCAGTTCTCTACGTGGTGGTGCCTCCATCAgtgaaccccctcatctacagcctcaggaaccaggagctcaaggatgccataaggaaaatgatgactacGTGTTTTTTGAGAAGCAATAAACtgcatcttttcttctgcagaacactcattGTGGAACTTATTTTgggcccagcctgccttctaaagcttttgatagTGTTGgggggcttttcttttttgttcgTCTGTTAA